The following coding sequences lie in one Oncorhynchus gorbuscha isolate QuinsamMale2020 ecotype Even-year linkage group LG10, OgorEven_v1.0, whole genome shotgun sequence genomic window:
- the LOC124045535 gene encoding sorting nexin-21-like, whose protein sequence is MASKLLDRLRRTLFKEGEVVARESTDVPEDSFPESSELEDDTECLSERLGGTLCFDGERAMESEDPGGASGPDSDSDFLGESVEDGFSSTDTSTVGLSPGGSSLLTCQLQESWRSLQSCSVPEKLVFEVTDASVVPESSSKYVLYTIHVIQSGMFDKTPAVITRRYTDFERLHSRLRRRHGDHMERVCFPRKRLRKNFVAETIAKRSRAFEQYLAHMHSLAELRRSPTFLEFFYLGDLQAGQMLMRVGRYQEGLGPLLNGLRLQEKLGCEQQGIQQPHHQQRTHWLFTLLALVTCFQELEQLGEAQEYCDRALRDLAPSQEALQQHLFHPLLIPLLQTNVRLSWKISKDRRRWEVLLQEIQDSGADVGNQPSLKEYLMKENLVESEGNTKAKVKRDDTT, encoded by the exons ATGGCTTCTAAGCTATTGGACAGACTCCGACGGACACTGTTCAAAGAAGGAGAAGTAGTTGCTAGGGAGTCAACTGATGTACCAGAGGACAGCTTCCCAGAGAGTTCTGAGTTAGAGGACGAcacagagtgtctctcagagcggcTTGGGGGAACACTCTGCTTCGATGGGGAGAGAGCCATGGAATCAGAAGACCCAGGTGGGGCCTCGGGACCAGACAGTGACTCAGACTTCCTTGGAGAGTCCGTAGAGGATGGATTCAGCAGCACAG ACACCAGCACAGTGGGCCTGTCTCCTGGAGGCTCATCCCTGCTCACATGTCAGCTGCAGGAGAGCTGGAGGAGCTTACAGAGCTGCAGTGTGCCTGAGAAGCTGGTGTTTGAAGTGACTGATGCCAGTGTGGTGCCAGAGAGCTCCTCCAAGTATGTG ctCTACACCATCCATGTAATCCAGTCTGGGATGTTTGACAAAACCCCGGCCGTCATCACCCGGCGATACACCGACTTTGAGCGTCTGCACAGCCGCCTTCGCCGTCGTCACGGGGACCACATGGAGCGTGTCTGTTTCCCCCGCAAGAGGCTGCGCAAGAACTTTGTGGCAGAGACCATCGCCAAGCGGAGCCGGGCGTTTGAGCAGTACCTGGCCCACATGCACTCGCTGGCTGAGCTGCGGCGCTCGCCCACCTTTCTGGAGTTTTTCTACCTGGGTGACCTGCAGGCTGGCCAGATGCTGATGCGTGTGGGCCGTTACCAGGAGGGCCTAGGCCCTCTGCTCAACGGCCTGAGGCTCCAGGAGAAGCTAGGCTGTGAGCAGCAGGGGATACAGCAGCCTCACCACCAGCAGCGCACCCACTGGCTCTTCACCCTGTTGGCCCTGGTGACCTGCTTCCAGGAACTGGAGCAGCTGGGAGAGGCCCAGGAGTACTGTGACCGAGCCCTGAGGGACCTGGCCCCCTCACAGGAGGCCCTGCAGCAGCACCTCTTTCACCCActgctcatccctctcctccagacCAACGTCAGATTGTCGTGGAAGATCTCCAAGGATAGGCGGCGATGGGAGGTGCTACTACAGGAGATCCAGGACTCTGGGGCTGATGTAGGGAACCAGCCCAGCCTGAAGGAGTACCTGATGAAGGAAAACCTGGTGGAGAGCGAGGGAAACACTAAGGCCAAGGTCAAACGGGACGACACCACTTAA